The genomic region AGTTCGTGAGCGGGGTCATCCTGTACGACGAGACCATCAGGCAGTCGGCCCGGAAGGGCGTGCCGTTCCCGAAGCTCCTCGCCGACCGCGGCATCATCCCGGGCATCAAGGTGGACACCGGCGCGAAGTCCCTCGCGGGCTTCCCCGGCGAGAAGATCACCGAGGGCCTCGACGGGCTGCGCGAGCGGCTCGCGGAGTACGTCGGCCTCGGCGCGCGGTTCGCGAAGTGGCGCGCCGTGATCACGATCGGCCAGGGGATCCCGACGCGCGGGTGCATCAAGGCCAACGCGCACGCGCTCGCGCGCTACGCGGCGCTGTGCCAGGAGGCCGGGCTCGTGCCCATCGTCGAGCCCGAGGTGCTGATGGACGGCGGCCACACCATCGAGCGCTGCTACGAGGTGACGGAGGCCACGCTCGCCGCTGTGTACCACGCGCTCCACGGACAGCGCGTCGTCCTCGAGGGGACGCTCCTCAAGCCCAACATGGTGCTGTCCGGCGCGGCCTGCCCGAAGCAGGCCGGCGTGATGGAGGTCGCCGAGGCGACCGTCCGGTGCTTCCGCCGCACCGTCCCCACGGCCGTGCCCGGCATCGTGTTCCTCTCCGGCGGCCAGAGCGCGGAGCTTGCGACCGAGCACCTCGACGCGATGAACCGCGTGGGCCCGCATCCGTGGGAGCTCAGCTTCTCCTACGGCCGCGCGCTCCAGGCGCCGCCGCTCGAGGCGTGGCGCGGGCACGACGAGAACGTGCAGGCGGCGCAGAAGGCGTTCTACATCCGGTCGAAGCTGAACGGCGCGGCGCGGTACGGGAAGTACACGCGGGAGATGGAGTCGGCGCGCTGAACGAGGGCGCGATGAACGACAGGCCGCGCATCGGCATCAGCGCGTGCCTTCTCGGCGAGAAGGTCCGCTACGACGGTCAGCACTCGCGCGACCACTTCCTCACGGACACGTTCGGCAAGTTCGTGGAGTGGGTGCCGGTGTGCCCGGAGGTCGAGTGCGGCCTCGGCACACCGCGCGAGCCGATGCACCTCGAGGGCGACCCCGACGACCCGCGCCTCGTGACCATCCGGACGAAGCAGGACCGCACGCGCCGCATGAAGGCGTGGGCGAGGGCGCGCGCCCGCGAGCTCGAGAAGGAGGATCTGGCGGGCTACATCTTCAAGAGCGGCTCGCCGAGCAGCGGCATGGAGCGCGTGAAGGTGTACGACGCGCGCGGCGTGCCGAGGAAGGTCGGCGTCGGGGTCTTCGCGCGGGCGTTCATGGACCGCTTTCCCCTTCTTCCTGTCGAGGACGAGGGGCGCCTGCACGACGCGGTGCTGCGCGAGAACTTCATCGAGAGTGTCTTCTGCCTCAAGCGCTACCGGGACGCGGTGCGCCGGCCGCGGACCCTCGGCGCCCTCGTGTCGTTCCACGCGGCGCACAAGCTCGTGCTCATGGCGCACAGCCCGAAGCACCTCAAGGAGATGGGCGCGCTCGTCGCGCGCGGGAAGGCGCTGCGGCCTTCGGAGCTCATCGCGTCGTACGAGCGGTTCCTTCTCGCCGCGCTCAGCGTGAAGACGACGACCGGGAAGAATGCGAACGTGCTCATGCACGCGCTCGGCTACTTCAAGGA from Candidatus Effluviviaceae Genus I sp. harbors:
- a CDS encoding fructose-bisphosphate aldolase class I; this encodes MANTKALETTARALVAPGKGILAADESSGTIKKRFDGIGIPSTEDTRRAYRDMLFTTPGVEEFVSGVILYDETIRQSARKGVPFPKLLADRGIIPGIKVDTGAKSLAGFPGEKITEGLDGLRERLAEYVGLGARFAKWRAVITIGQGIPTRGCIKANAHALARYAALCQEAGLVPIVEPEVLMDGGHTIERCYEVTEATLAAVYHALHGQRVVLEGTLLKPNMVLSGAACPKQAGVMEVAEATVRCFRRTVPTAVPGIVFLSGGQSAELATEHLDAMNRVGPHPWELSFSYGRALQAPPLEAWRGHDENVQAAQKAFYIRSKLNGAARYGKYTREMESAR
- a CDS encoding DUF523 and DUF1722 domain-containing protein, which gives rise to MNDRPRIGISACLLGEKVRYDGQHSRDHFLTDTFGKFVEWVPVCPEVECGLGTPREPMHLEGDPDDPRLVTIRTKQDRTRRMKAWARARARELEKEDLAGYIFKSGSPSSGMERVKVYDARGVPRKVGVGVFARAFMDRFPLLPVEDEGRLHDAVLRENFIESVFCLKRYRDAVRRPRTLGALVSFHAAHKLVLMAHSPKHLKEMGALVARGKALRPSELIASYERFLLAALSVKTTTGKNANVLMHALGYFKDDLTPDEKKEMLGVIEDYRREYVPLIVPVTLLRHYVGKYDQPYLKEQAFLNPHPTELKLRNHA